One window of the Natronomonas marina genome contains the following:
- a CDS encoding HAH_0734 family protein, with the protein MQRLIIHGDPGIRKDAVIEYDGEEYVCFGVSRQGEWHGPDRPQLWCTIGKEEEREDFERRNFVPMHMPVDDVDADAIEVLKASGDLAV; encoded by the coding sequence ATGCAGCGGCTCATCATCCACGGGGACCCCGGCATCCGGAAGGACGCCGTCATCGAGTACGACGGCGAGGAGTACGTCTGCTTCGGCGTCTCCCGGCAGGGCGAGTGGCACGGCCCCGACCGGCCCCAGCTGTGGTGTACCATCGGCAAGGAGGAGGAACGCGAGGACTTCGAGCGGCGCAACTTCGTCCCGATGCACATGCCGGTCGACGACGTCGACGCCGACGCCATCGAGGTCCTGAAGGCGTCCGGCGACCTGGCAGTATGA
- a CDS encoding cold-shock protein — translation MANGTVDFFNDTGGYGFISTDDADEDVFFHMEDVGGPDLEEGQDIDFDIEQAPKGPRATNVVRN, via the coding sequence ATGGCAAACGGCACGGTTGACTTCTTCAACGACACTGGCGGTTACGGTTTCATCTCGACTGACGACGCTGACGAGGACGTGTTCTTCCACATGGAGGACGTCGGCGGCCCGGACCTCGAGGAAGGACAGGACATCGACTTCGACATCGAGCAGGCCCCCAAGGGCCCCCGCGCGACGAACGTCGTTCGTAACTAA